AGTGACTGTCTCGCTCTTCAGCAAGATCTCGATTGCTTGTTGAATTATTGTGCGAAGAACAAACTAGAGCTCAATGTATctaaatgttttgtattatcTTTTACTCGTAAACCTAATTTTGTAAGCtaccaatataaattaaacaatatggAACTCAAAAGAATTGAAGCTATGAGGGACCTAGGTGTGACATTTGACTCGAAATTGCTTTTCGACGTGCATATtgataatatcataaaaaaggcTACCCAAGCACTTGGCTTTATTTTGAGGCTTTCAgctgattttaaaaatattaaaacacaaaatactaTATTATGGAACCCAAACTATAACGTATATATTGATAGGATTGAGCGTGTTCAGGAACGTTTCCTTAGATTTCTACAATTTAAGACCCGTAAATATTCTTCCAACTACATTGTCAGGTGTAAAAGATTTCATATGCTACCTTTATACGAGCGCAGGCGTATAGCTGATATTGCTACTCTCTTTAAAATAGCTAATAGTGGGATGGATTGTCCGGAGCTTCTCAGTAAATTGGGACTGGTAACACACATCACACTGTTAAggaaccccccccccccttatTCATGTCCCACGAGTTAGAACGACATACAGGCAAAATTCTTTTATGTTAAGAGCAGGCAAATCTTTCAATGTAATCTCGCGTGATGTTGACTTAGATTTGTTTAATACCAGTGTTACTCGTCTTAAGCGTTGTCTAGttagtaattttttattttaatttttttttctgtagtcACATGTGTTACAATGTGTCCAGACaccaatcgatattttttttaacactgTAGCTATTTGTGAAAACTTGTTAATGGCCTTCAAGTGTAATATTATGTCTCTCTATTGTTTCTTCTAGCTGTAAGTTTTccgaaaatgttaaaataaaataaaataaaaataaaatatacgcaCAATCACATAACATACTTATTACATACAAGATAGTTTATGAAGACTGCTAACGAACTCCAACTTTGAACGCCTGCTTACTGGTACACTTCTGAATTTCCCAGGGCAGCTTGTTAGAAAGAAGAAtagatgtttttattatttttttattttttaagccccacattaggattttctccggtgtcgtgggtgcgtttacagacacaatttcacatgcacatgacacccagacccgaaacaacaatttgtggatcacacaaagaattgccccgtgcgggaatcgaacccgctacacgttgcgcggcagccggttgcccagccaccgcatcaaccgtggaGTCTGAATGTGAAATGAGGAGTGTACAGAATCGGAACTGTGAAGTAACTATGAAGAAAGAGATTATGAGAAGAGCGAAGATTTTTGGAGTGTCCCAAATAGCGATATTGAAAGTAAGGAGTTAGGTATGAAGGAGGACTGGTAGAATGAAGGATAGAGAGAGCGATTGTTAAGACACGGAGAGCTCTTTTGTGTCGGATGGGCATCCGTTTCAACTCGGTCCCAGAACATGATCGTACTGGCGCAGTTTGAAGGCAAATTTAATGCACATGTTGATAAGATGATCAAGCTTGTTGAGCAGGTCCGAGTTGAGATCGCAATAGCACACGTCACCATAGTCGATTATGGGGAAGATGTGGGACTGCACAAGCATTGCCTTGGTCGTGGGTGGAAGGAAGTTTCTGAGCTGGTTCAAATTACGCAAGGCACCAGTTATCCGTTGGCTGACACTGGAGACCTGAATTCGCCAGCTCAGCGTAGCATCGAGATGCAGATCGAGATTCTTAACATTAGGACCAATTGGGATAATCGTGCCATCAAGTGTTATGGGGGGAAGACATGCGACTACCACCCTGCTCATTGTACGGGGCCACCAATAATAATGCCCTGGCATGTCGTGGGGCTTAGTGAATGAAAAAAATGAACGATACTGTTGGTATCTGGCATCTCATGATGCTCGAAGTTCCTCGGTTCCTAAGTGAAGAATTACTTTCAAATAAGAATTAAACACCGCGCTTACTAGCACACTGccaaaatttaatgaaaatggttaatagcaaaaaaatgtattgaagaatgattatgtaggtactatctCGTAGttgattaaattatgtttaataatatgtttatgatTAGATATCTTTATTCGAAAACGATTGGGATAAAAGCACTGTCGAGTCAGACATATAGTTCAGTTGTATGGATCGCTATGAGGTCGCTACTGACTTACCTAGTGGCCGCCgtggtggtggcggcgtgtgTCCGCGGGGACCGGTACCACCCCGCGGACCCCGGCAGCAGAGCTGACACCGTTGTGAACCGTGCCGAGACCTCAGCCAACTACTGGGCCCAAGAAGCGCAGGCTGCAATCAATGCCCGGCTGGCGCACAAGGAGAGCGTGAAGAAGGCGCGCAACGTGGTCATGTTCCTGGGCGACGGCATGTCCGTGCCCACGCTCGCCGCCGCGCGGACGCTGCTCGGCCAGCGCCGCGGGCACACCGGCGAGGAGGATAAACTGCATTTTGAAACATTCCCCACCGTTGGATTGACTAAGGTTGGTTTCTACAAAAAAACAgccatatttaaaattaaagcttcagtgattaaacaaaaacataaatttaataGTGATACGTGAAAGCAtttcataaatcaaaagatTACTACTTAGCCGATATTCCAGCTTAGAATGAGCTGGCAGTATCTAATATCCGGACAGGTGAAGTTGATGTGTTAACCCAAAGTGAAATGTTGTATACAAGCTAACATTATTTGTACTGTGACATTgttaatgattataattatcagAAGATTGGCGGGTAAAGTTACTTCGTAACCCGTTTGTTGTATAAAACTCgttttataatttcattaaattaatatatttcgtAAGAAAAATTGCTTTCGTTAAAAAATTTGTACGATACTTATAACTCGTATTGTGGTCGTTCCAGACGTATTGCGTGAACGCTCAGATCCCAGACTCCGCGTGCACTGCTACTGCGTACTTATGTGGTGTCAAAACAACTTACGGAGCTATTGGAGTGAATGCGGAGGTGCCACGGAAAGGCTGCGAGGCGTCCACCGACACCAGCCGACACGTGGAGTCCATCGCCGAGTGGGCGCTGGCCGACGGCCGCGACGCTGGTGAGTGAAACAAACAAACGGTACCATGTCAGTGTACTCGCTGGTAATGAGCAGTAGCGCGCATTGTCCTATGAGCCAGTTTGACAGGTAAATGTTAACTTATTTAACCCAACCGTTGCGTTTGGGTCACAATAATGTAAAAGCAAATGAGTATAgtgaatacattttttgttgtcagattgttattttttttttttaaaaaacgttgcctcacactaggattttctcctgtgtcgtgggtgcgtttacaaacatacaagttcacatacacatgatacccagactcgaaacaacaatttgtggatcacacaaagagttgctccgtgcgggaatcgaacccgcaacacgttgcgcggcagccggttgccaagccaccgcaccaactatGCAGTCATTTGCATATAGATTGACGATAGCTAAACATTTCTAGCGTCGCACTGGCATGTTTAGTGTTTGAAAGAGATTTGTGTGTATTTCGTTGTACCCATGTTCTTCAATTTCATATGTTGTCAGGCATTCGAAAGTGTTGGCTTGTGTTTAGGTATCGTGACGACGACGCGCATCACGCACGCGTCGCCGGCCGGCGTGTACGCCAAGGTGGCGGACCGCAACTGGGAGCACAACCAGGCGGTGGAGAACGATGGCTTCGACACGGACAAGTGCCCGGATATCGCACTGCAGCTCGTGCATAAGCACCCCGGGAATAAACTCAAGGTTCcattcattgatttatttattatagtgtaTGGAAGTCTTAATATGATGTGTGAGTAACAAACATGTGAAATCTGGATTACTTTATCATATTCAAAATCTGCCATGCACCTTCCAGATCTGAAAGGGTGCAATAACTTGTACGGGAATTataggttttattatattaaggtCTGCATGACATTTTTAGGTTATTTTAGGCGGAGGAAGACTAAACTTTTTGCCAAATGATGTGAAAGACGAAGAAGGAGTATATGGAAACCGAACAGACACCCGCAACCTCATCGAAGAATGGGCACAAGACAAGGAAGATCGTAAAGTTACTCATAAATATGTTTGGAATCGTGAGCAGCTGATGAGTCTTAAAGATGATCTTCCTGAGTACCTTTTAGGACTTTTCGAAAGTAATCATCTTCAGTACAACATGCAGGCAGATCCTAATACTGAGCCCACGTTGACTGAGCTAACTGAGATAGCAATCAAGTCGCTAAGTAGAAACGAGAAAGGTTTTTTCCTGTTCGTGGAAGGCGGTCGTATCGACCACGCGCACCATCGCAACTGGGTAGAGCTAGCGCTGGACGAGACGCTGGAGATGGACAAGGCCGTCGCGCGCGCCGCCGAGCTGCTCTCCGAGGACGACTCGCTCATTGTGGTCACAGCAGACCACTCCCACGTCATGGCTTACAATGGATACTCGGCCCGTGGACATGACATCCTCGGCCCTTCCAGAGACTTAGACCTGGACGGAGTGCCTTACATGACGCTGTCGTACACCAACGGGCCCGGCTTCCGTTCGCATATGAACGGTATACGCCCCGATGTCACCGCTGAAGACGATTTCAGTAAGTATCTATGTTTAGCAAGAATGCACTTCTGATTTCCGATTTCAATACACAAACCCACAAGCAGTCATCAAAGcatttaaagatattaaagttaagtcgactgaagatctctggggaatgtcggttaggatatgtaggtcttttatagagactatagcgcctcatctagctttaatttttaacaaaagtgtagatcaaggagttttgttttttaatgaaacatagtaaagtAGTTCCATTATTTAAATCCGGTGATAGTGCAGAACCTAATAACTATAGGCCGGTCTCTATTTTACCAGTACTCactaaagtatttgaaaaactgATACTTACTCAAATgctgcaaagtcaaagtcaaagcatttatttcaattaatcctaaataaggcacttttgaaacgtcaaattgaattgtccgtcagtcggTCTGTCAGGAAGCTaggctcgttccaaagtgttgcttcgaatggagaagaacgagcaagaaactccatcgttactcttttcaaaaaatgatttttacaatatctctgatacattatttgatcatttacctattgtatatatatgtaggaacaatgtaacgacaatacgacgtcaaaactatgggacaataaaaccaatttgtaaagaatataaaataaaatagcgggttgtttcaaacatagtgcccacatattatgtacacttacaattttgaaataatgcttctatacaaataaaaaataatctttaatttaatttttcaaaccaaaaaataactgcttgatgccacaggaccCCTAGACTACactggaataaattaatactttaagttaacgtgtaactagtgatcgtattagagcattgtctagtgtgagcgagtgtccagtggagccggaccaacatgctgccacgcatttttatcttcaatataatctgacagtttataatatgcctgtttacacagttcacgctttatacaagattaaatttttttctcgttcagattcagtatggtagttggtagtttattataacatttaacacaaaatcccatgaaagATTTTTGCACTTTGGACAACTTAACTGCGTCACTTTAACATGAATTCTATCTTTCATGATCAACAATGCGGGTTTACCAAAGGACGCTCTACTACTGACGCGGGGGTAGCTCTGATTAAACGGATTTTCGCCTCGTGGGAAGAAGCACAGGACgctatcggaatattttgtgacctttcgaaggcatttgactgTGTTGAGCATGGGACTTTGTTGCTGAAGCTAGAACACTACGGCAATCGAGGGGTATCGCTAAATCTATTGAAGTCATACCTTcaggataggcaacttaaagttcaaataaacaaagtaaactcaCATGGGGCTAGCGTATCTATGGGTGTACCTCAGGGATCAATACTAGGTCCATtcctatttttgtataaataacttgccccatttattcaaaaatgaacctcaaatggtattatttgctgatgacacatcactagtttttaaaataaacagacgaacaaataattatgacgacgtaaatgatgctctaatgaaggttcaaaattgcTTTACAGTCAATAACTTAGTCTTAAACGATAAAAAGGCAAAatttattagatttgttttgccaaatgttaaaattaataaatgtgatatattttaattattgaatagtgagaaattagaatttgtaaaagagactactttcctgggaatcaccgtagacgacaaattgcaatggggtcctcacATTCCATCTCTAGCGGTACGATTaagctctgcagcttatgctgtctggaaaatccgacagttaaccgacatagacacggcaagactagtgtacttcggttacttccatagcat
This sequence is a window from Spodoptera frugiperda isolate SF20-4 chromosome 5, AGI-APGP_CSIRO_Sfru_2.0, whole genome shotgun sequence. Protein-coding genes within it:
- the LOC118271569 gene encoding membrane-bound alkaline phosphatase isoform X1, which gives rise to MRSLLTYLVAAVVVAACVRGDRYHPADPGSRADTVVNRAETSANYWAQEAQAAINARLAHKESVKKARNVVMFLGDGMSVPTLAAARTLLGQRRGHTGEEDKLHFETFPTVGLTKTYCVNAQIPDSACTATAYLCGVKTTYGAIGVNAEVPRKGCEASTDTSRHVESIAEWALADGRDAGIVTTTRITHASPAGVYAKVADRNWEHNQAVENDGFDTDKCPDIALQLVHKHPGNKLKVILGGGRLNFLPNDVKDEEGVYGNRTDTRNLIEEWAQDKEDRKVTHKYVWNREQLMSLKDDLPEYLLGLFESNHLQYNMQADPNTEPTLTELTEIAIKSLSRNEKGFFLFVEGGRIDHAHHRNWVELALDETLEMDKAVARAAELLSEDDSLIVVTADHSHVMAYNGYSARGHDILGPSRDLDLDGVPYMTLSYTNGPGFRSHMNGIRPDVTAEDDFREDEWLAHVDVPLIDETHGGDDVAVFARGPHHSMFTGLYEQSQLPHLMAYAACIGPGRHACSGAAHALAQPVLLLSLLVLLTSLFQQ